One Miscanthus floridulus cultivar M001 chromosome 11, ASM1932011v1, whole genome shotgun sequence DNA window includes the following coding sequences:
- the LOC136494792 gene encoding putative F-box protein At1g19160: MEGCSKTSAGAVPGLPDGPLVEILSRVPAKSVCRFKCVSKAWRDLIADPDNRKRLRHAMQGLFVQTFEVSEVDDDELDRFSFSFSFINLTVRSVPLDIDTCFSFLAEMTGIEAFLLDSCSGLILFGQQRQEPSHLLDDYIVCNPTTRQWSAMPACGSREAISNTYMAFDPAVSSHFHLVQFQMPDVQENVVSLHVYSSETGTWSQNQIDEQKEQGQLEGWHHQFTLDPEHQCAFVNGFLHLIVWGSNVQHILAVDVQGKARRMITVPGMADGRHERAFVCYLGQSQGHLHCVTLESAHKKDEKLSTWVLQDYDTQEWVLKGRPGAVVRAISLSH, encoded by the coding sequence ATGGAGGGCTGCTCCAAGACGAGCGCCGGCGCGGTGCCCGGCCTCCCTGACGGTCCCCTGGTGGAGATCCTGTCCCGCGTCCCTGCCAAGTCCGTCTGCCGGTTCAAGTGCGTGTCCAAGGCCTGGCGCGACCTCATCGCCGACCCTGACAACCGTAAGAGGCTCCGCCACGCCATGCAAGGACTGTTTGTCCAGACGTTCGAGGTCTCCGAGGTTGACGACGATGAATTGGACCgtttcagtttcagtttcagtttcaTCAACCTGACAGTGAGATCCGTGCCTCTGGACATCGACACTTGCTTCTCCTTCCTGGCGGAAATGACTGGGATCGAGGCCTTCTTGTTGGATTCCTGCAGCGGGCTTATCCTTTTCGGGCAGCAGCGTCAGGAGCCGTCTCACCTACTGGATGACTATATCGTGTGCAACCCAACCACAAGGCAATGGTCTGCCATGCCCGCTTGCGGCTCTAGGGAAGCGATAAGCAACACCTATATGGCTTTCGATCCGGCCGTATCCTCTCACTTTCACTTGGTCCAGTTCCAGATGCCCGATGTGCAAGAGAATGTAGTGTCGTTGCATGTTTACTCGTCTGAAACTGGGACTTGGAGTCAAAACCAAATTGACGAACAAAAAGAGCAAGGACAATTGGAAGGGTGGCATCATCAGTTTACACTAGACCCAGAACATCAGTGCGCCTTTGTTAATGGCTTCCTACATTTGATAGTTTGGGGCTCAAATGTACAGCACATACTTGCTGTAGATGTACAAGGGAAGGCAAGAAGGATGATCACTGTGCCAGGTATGGCTGATGGGAGACACGAGCGCGCCTTTGTTTGTTATTTAGGTCAATCCCAAGGGCACCTACATTGCGTGACTCTAGAGTCTGCTCATAAAAAGGACGAGAAACTATCCACCTGGGTTCTTCAGGATTATGATACACAAGAATGGGTgttgaagggcaggcctggtgcagtggtgagagctatcTCACTGAGTCactag